A stretch of DNA from Candidatus Hydrogenedentota bacterium:
CTACATTAAAAAGGCCCCTCGGGTTATACCGAGGGGCCTTTTCTCGTCTCTACACAAAATTACGCCCACACCGATCATCCACCCGACAAAACGACCATGGGGCTTGTGGGTCTCATGGGTCTAATGGGTCTCATGGGTCTAATGGGTCTAATGGGTCTAATGGGTCTTGCGGGCCGTGTGGATTTGGCTGTCAACTGTCAACTGTCAACTGTCAACTATCAACTATCAACTATCAACTATCAACTGTCAACTGTCAACTATCTCCTTTCCTCTTGCATTGCCCGGCGACTTCTGCTTAACTGAGGGCAGCAGTCACTAACCCCGGGAACTCTCGTATGAAGCCTTCTTTTGCTCTGTCACGTCGTGGACTTCTACTCCTCACACTCTCTACAGCCTGGATTGCCCCACTTCCCGCAGCCGCAGCGGCATCAGACGAAGCCTCCCCGTGGTTCATTGAAGGGTACGCCGGGCGGCAGAGCGCCGCACCGGGGGAAGACGTAACCTTCCACATCTCAACGGGTGCCTCCAAGTTCGACGCCGAGATCAAGCGTATCGGCGCGACGGAAGAATCGGTGTGGGCCCAGAAGGACATACCCGGCCAGGCCCATCCCATCCCGGAGAACGCTTCCTCCCAAGGGTGCCAGTGGCCTGAAACCTTTCGCGTTACGATTCCCCCGGAGTGGCGCAGCGGCTACTACCAGGTATCGTTGCGCGCGGTCGATGGCGGCGGTCGCTATACCCAACGGGGAAGGCGCACCGCCGAGTCAAGTTGTTTCTTCGTCGTGCGCGCTTCGGCCCCCGGGCAGAACACCAAGATACTCCTGCAACTGACCACGAATACCTACAACGCCTACAACAACTGGGGCGGTTCCAGTCTCTACGCCTACAACGGTCGCGGCGGCATCCAGGGGCACCGTGTTTCGTTTGATCGTCCCCCCGCGAGCCAGTTTTCCTCCTGGGAACTGCCCTTTATCCAATGGGCCGAACGAAACGGCTACGTACTCGACTATGCGATCAATTCCGACCTCGAGTTCAGACCGGAACTCCTGCAGCACTACCGCCTGGTGCTGAGTGTGGGCCACGACGAATATTGGTCCACGCCCATGCGGGACAATCTCGAAAACTTCATAGCCAATGGCGGTAATGTCGCCTTCATGAGTGGTAATACCTGCTGCTGGCAGGTCCGCAGCGAGGACGAAGGCAAAGCACTCGTCTGCTGGAAGGAAAACTATTTCAAAGATCCCGCTTTTGCCACGGGGGATCACGCGCTACTCACCTCCCTCTGGAGTCACCACCTCGTAAAGCGCCCGGAAAACCAACTCACCGGCGTAGGCTTCCTGTGGGGCGGTTTCCACAAGAGCCACGACCAGTTCATGGACGGCAGCGGCGCCTTCACTGTGCACCGCCCCGATCACTGGATCTTCGAGGGCACCGAATTGAAGCAGGGTGATGAATTCGGGGGTGAGAATACCATCGTCGGCTATGAATGCGATGGCGCAGAGCTGGAATGGCGCGACGGCCTGCCCTTCCCAACCTTTCGCGATGGTACACCCGAATCCTTTACCGTGCTCTGCACCGCGCCCGCCCGCTGGCACCCCGGCGACAGCGAATGGTATGAGAAATGGGAAAAGGGACGAACCGGGGCCGCGTGTCTCGGCCTCTACACGAAGCCGGGCGGCGGCACGGTCTTCACCTCGGGCACGACCGACTGGGCCCACGGCCTCCGGGGGGGCTCACCCGCAGTGGAGCAAATCACCCGAAACATTCTGGACCGGCTGTCGAAGTAGACGGCAAATACAACGCAAGATCGGGATTTATGCGCACCTTCAACACCACGTTTCGTGCGGCCGCCTGCGTCGCACTTGCCAGTTCGCTTTTTACCCTCTCCGTACCCGCACAGGACGCAATCCCAAAGGATCGCCCCCGCGTACGCCCCCCCTCAGCCTTGACCGGATGGGCCGATTGGGAAAAAGGCGAGGATTTGCTTAAACGCATCGAAGTTCCGCCGGCACCCGTGTTGACGCCGGAGCAGGAGCAGAAGACCTTCAAGGTCGCGCCCGGCTACCGCGTCGAGCTCGTCGCATCCGAACCCTTCGTGCAGAATCCCGTCTTCTTCGAGTTCGATCCCGAAGGACGCATCTGGGTCGTGGAGTATCAAGGTTACATGCGCGACCTCAATGGTAGTGGGGAAGACGAACCCATCTGCCGCGTGGTCGTTCTTGAAGACACGGACGCCGACGGCAAGGCCGACAAGCATACCGTTTTTCTGGACGAACTTGTCATGCCCCGATCCTTCGCCTTTGTGAAGGGTGGCCTGCTCTTGCAGGAGCCACCGACGCTCTGGTTCTGCGAGGATACGGATGGCGATCTCCGCGCCGACAAACAGACCGACGTGGGGGAGATGGGCATGGCCGGAAATCCCCAGCACACCGCCAACGGGCTGCGCTATGGCATCGACAACTGGCTCCATTGCGCCGATTGGAGCAAGCGCTACCGCTGGAAGGACGGGAAACTGGTCGAAGAAGAAACCATCAAGCGCGGACAATTCGGTGTGACCTTCGATGAGACCGGACGCTTCATGACCTGTTACGAAAACAAGGCCCTCTTCGGCGACAACCTGCCGGCGGCGTATTTGATGCGCAATCCCCATCTTCAGCGCGTATTCCAGCGCGGCGGCGGCGAACGCAAGGGCTTCGGCGTCAATGTGGATTTCGCCCCCAACGCCCAGGAGGTTTTTCCCATCCGCGTCACACCCGCGGTTACCCTCGGTGCCCTCGAATTGCGCGACGACGGGCGCCTGCGCACCTACACCATTGCAAGCGGTACGACCTTCTACGATGGACACCAGTTTCCCCCGGACGCCCATCGCAACGTTTTCGTACCTGAATCCGGCGGTCATCTTATTGGAAGACTCACCCTCAACGACGACATTACAACGGACGCGTCCCGATTTTATCCGCCCGAGCAGGAATTCCTCGCGTCAACCGACGAGCGCTTTCGCCCGGTCAACGCCCGCGTCGGTCCCGATGGCGCGCTGTACGTGGCCGACATGTACCACGGCATTATCGAGCACGTTATCTTCATGGTGCCGTGGCTCACCAAACAGATCGAAGAGCGCAAACTCGGCGAGGGCAATGATCTCGGCCGAATTTGGCGAATCGTTGCGGAAAACGAGCCCATTGACCGCAAGTCGCCGAGTCTCTCGAAAGCATCCACGGCGAAACTCGTGAAAACCCTGGCCCACCCTAACGGCTGGCATCGCCTTACGGCCCAGCGCCTGCTGGTAGAGCGTGCGGATTCGAAGGCGATTACGCGTCTTAGAAAAGCGGCTTACGAGAAGAATGCGCTCGCCGCTCTCCACGCGTTGTGGACCCTCGACGGCCTCGGCGCACTGGATACCGACACCCGTCTCGCGGCCTTGAAGAGCACCGATGAGCGGGTGCGCGCCGCCGCCGTCCGACTCTCTGAAGGAGACTCGAAACTCCTCACTGCACTGATCGAGCACACAAAGGATCAGAGCCAGGCGGTCCGACTGCAAGTCGCGCTGACATTGAGCACCTTCTCCGAGCCCCAGGCCCAGGCGGCCCTCGCCGACCTGGTCGCGAACGAAGCACACCCCCTGTTTCGTACCGCCGCGATAACCGGACTGGCCGGTCGTGAACTTGAATTCCTCAAGCACTGGACGGAACGCGGCGTAGAGGACGAAAGCCTCGTGTCGTTGCTCGCCCAATGTGTGCTGGAAGAAGCGAGTGCCCCCCGGGTCGAAGCGCTCTTCTCCCTTTTTGCGAACACCCCCGCCGACCGCAACTGGCAGCGCAACGCACTGCTGGATGCCTTCGCCCGGATCCGCTTTCCCCAGCCGTACTCCCTCGCCGAAGAACCCCGTGCCCTGACCGCCCTCATGCGTGCGCCGGATGTGGCCACCCGCGAAAAGGTGATCGCCGCCTTCAACCAGTTTACCTGGCCCGGAGCAACACTGCCTGATACATTGACGCAGAACGCCGCCCCCCTCACCCCCGAGCAGCAGACCCGCGTGGCGGCGGGCCAGCAGCTCTACACCATGGCCTGTGCCACGTGCCATCAGCCCCATGGCGGCGGTGTCCCTGGTGTCGCGCCGCCCCTCGCGGGTAGCGAATGGGTCGGCGGCCCCCCGGAACGGCTCATCCGTATTGTACTCAACGGACTCTACGGTCCCATCCAGGTGAACGGTCAGACCTGGAATCTCAGCATGCCCACCTTCGGCGCCTACACCGACGAGGAAGTAGCCAGCGTGCTCAGTTATGTCCGTCGCGCCTGGGGCAATGCGGCCGAGCCCGTTGACCCGGCCCTCGCGACCGCCGTCCGTCGCGAGAATGAAGGAAGGACCCTTCCCTGGCGCGCGGAAGAGCTCGCGCAGGTAGGCGGCGACGCGCTCGCCATTCAATCAATCCTGCCCGAACCGGACGGTTCCATTGTGCTCCCGGCCAGTAGATCCACGGTCTTCGGCCAGCGCCTCGCCTACCGGCCGACTCTGGATGTGCTCGCGCCGTGGGTCGTGGCGGAAGACATCGCCGAGTGGCAGGTGGAGGTGCCCCAGTCGGGAACCTACGATGTCGCGGTGAACCTTGCCGCCGACGACAAATCCGCCGGTGATTTCTTCATGATCGAGACCGAAGGCAGCCGTACCCGTGGCGAAGTGCCCGACACGGGAGGCTACGATCGCTTCGTG
This window harbors:
- a CDS encoding HEAT repeat domain-containing protein, with the translated sequence MLKRIEVPPAPVLTPEQEQKTFKVAPGYRVELVASEPFVQNPVFFEFDPEGRIWVVEYQGYMRDLNGSGEDEPICRVVVLEDTDADGKADKHTVFLDELVMPRSFAFVKGGLLLQEPPTLWFCEDTDGDLRADKQTDVGEMGMAGNPQHTANGLRYGIDNWLHCADWSKRYRWKDGKLVEEETIKRGQFGVTFDETGRFMTCYENKALFGDNLPAAYLMRNPHLQRVFQRGGGERKGFGVNVDFAPNAQEVFPIRVTPAVTLGALELRDDGRLRTYTIASGTTFYDGHQFPPDAHRNVFVPESGGHLIGRLTLNDDITTDASRFYPPEQEFLASTDERFRPVNARVGPDGALYVADMYHGIIEHVIFMVPWLTKQIEERKLGEGNDLGRIWRIVAENEPIDRKSPSLSKASTAKLVKTLAHPNGWHRLTAQRLLVERADSKAITRLRKAAYEKNALAALHALWTLDGLGALDTDTRLAALKSTDERVRAAAVRLSEGDSKLLTALIEHTKDQSQAVRLQVALTLSTFSEPQAQAALADLVANEAHPLFRTAAITGLAGRELEFLKHWTERGVEDESLVSLLAQCVLEEASAPRVEALFSLFANTPADRNWQRNALLDAFARIRFPQPYSLAEEPRALTALMRAPDVATREKVIAAFNQFTWPGATLPDTLTQNAAPLTPEQQTRVAAGQQLYTMACATCHQPHGGGVPGVAPPLAGSEWVGGPPERLIRIVLNGLYGPIQVNGQTWNLSMPTFGAYTDEEVASVLSYVRRAWGNAAEPVDPALATAVRRENEGRTLPWRAEELAQVGGDALAIQSILPEPDGSIVLPASRSTVFGQRLAYRPTLDVLAPWVVAEDIAEWQVEVPQSGTYDVAVNLAADDKSAGDFFMIETEGSRTRGEVPDTGGYDRFVERPSGRLALRAGLNRVILRPDGPLKQELADVRGLRLVPIAR